Proteins from a genomic interval of Musa acuminata AAA Group cultivar baxijiao chromosome BXJ1-9, Cavendish_Baxijiao_AAA, whole genome shotgun sequence:
- the LOC135594244 gene encoding protein GOS9-like produces MNGAIKVGAWGGNGGSAFDMGPAYRIISVKIFSGDVVDAVDVTFTYYGKTETRHFGGRGGTPHEIVLQEGEYLVGMAGEFGNYHGVVVVGKLGFSTNKKSYGPFGNTGGTPFSLPIAAGKISGFFGRGGDFIDAIGVYLEP; encoded by the exons ATG AACGGAGCGATCAAGGTGGGAGCATGGGGAGGGAACGGAGGGTCGGCCTTCGACATGGGACCTGCTTATCGTATCATCAGCGTCAAGATTTTTTCCGGAGACGTGGTCGACGCCGTGGACGTCACCTTCACTTACTACGGGAAGACGGAGACCCGACACTTCGGTGGCAGAGGTGGTACTCCCCACGAG ATTGTTCTGCAGGAGGGCGAGTATCTGGTGGGAATGGCGGGAGAATTTGGTAACTACCATggagtggtggtggtggggaagcTTGGCTTCAGCACCAACAAGAAATCTTACGGACCTTTCGGCAACACGGGAGGGACTCCCTTCTCCCTTCCTATAGCAGCAGGCAAGATCTCTGGCTTCTTCGGCCGTGGCGGCGATTTTATTGACGCCATTGGGGTCTACTTGGAGCCATAA
- the LOC103997778 gene encoding protein GOS9 yields MNGAIKVGAWGGNGGSAFDMGPAYRIISVKIFSGDVVDAVDVTFTYYGKTETRHFGGSGGTPHEIVLQEGEYLVGMKGEFGNYHGVVVVGKLGFSTNKKSYGPFGNTGGTPFSLPIAAGKISGFFGRGGDFIDAIGVYLEP; encoded by the exons ATG AACGGAGCGATCAAGGTGGGGGCATGGGGAGGGAACGGAGGGTCGGCCTTCGACATGGGACCTGCTTATCGTATCATAAGCGTCAAGATTTTTTCCGGAGACGTGGTCGACGCCGTGGACGTCACCTTCACTTACTACGGGAAGACGGAGACCCGACACTTCGGTGGCAGCGGTGGTACTCCCCACGAG ATTGTTCTGCAGGAGGGCGAGTATCTGGTGGGAATGAAGGGAGAATTTGGTAACTACCATggagtggtggtggtggggaagcTTGGCTTCAGCACCAACAAGAAATCCTACGGACCTTTCGGCAACACGGGAGGGACTCCCTTCTCCCTTCCTATAGCAGCAGGCAAGATCTCTGGCTTCTTCGGCCGTGGCGGCGATTTTATTGACGCCATTGGGGTCTACTTGGAGCCATAA
- the LOC135592871 gene encoding horcolin-like, whose translation MNGAIKVGAWGGNGGSAFDMGPAYRIISVKIFSGDVVDAVDVTFTYYGKTETRHFGGSGGTPHEIVLQEGEYLVGMAGEVANYHGVVVVGKLGFSTNKKAYGPFGNAGGTPFSLPISAGKISGFFGRDGQFLDAIGVYLAP comes from the exons ATG AACGGAGCGATCAAGGTGGGAGCATGGGGAGGGAACGGAGGGTCGGCCTTCGACATGGGACCTGCTTATCGTATCATCAGCGTCAAGATTTTTTCCGGAGACGTGGTCGACGCCGTGGACGTCACCTTCACCTACTACGGGAAGACGGAGACCCGACACTTCGGTGGCAGCGGTGGTACTCCCCACGAG ATTGTTCTGCAGGAGGGCGAGTACCTGGTGGGAATGGCGGGAGAAGTTGCCAACTACCATGGAGTGGTGGTGGTGGGAAAGCTTGGCTTCAGCACCAACAAGAAAGCCTACGGACCTTTCGGCAACGCGGGAGGGACTCCCTTCTCCCTCCCTATCTCAGCAGGCAAGATCTCGGGCTTCTTCGGCCGCGACGGCCAGTTTCTCGACGCCATTGGGGTCTACTTGGCGCCATAA
- the LOC135592868 gene encoding endoplasmic reticulum oxidoreductin-1-like, translating into MMESAGEVGPRRRRWSWAVGALIAVLLATAATSRNSPKSPLFGITNKLCPCTGSRKYTGIVEDCCCEYETVDALNKEVLHPILQELVTTPFFRYFRVKLWCDCPFWPDDGMCRLRDCSVCECPESEFPEPFKKPFHGLSADDLKCQEGKPQATVDRTLDTKVFRGWIEVDNPWTYDDETDNAEMTYVNLQLNPERYTGYAGPSARRIWEAIYAENCPKDPSGEFCQEKRVLYKLISGLHSSISIHIASDYLLDETDNLWGENLELLYDRVLRHPERVRNLYFTFLFVLRAVTKAADYLEQAEYNTGNMEEDLKTQSLVRQLVYNPQLQIVCPLPFDEAKLWQGESGPELKQQIQRQFRNISALMDCVGCEKCRLWGKLQVLGLGTALKILFSVDNDNLINQQLQLHRNEVIALANLLNRLSESVKFVHEKGPYVERIMEKKISSYTSKSS; encoded by the exons ATGATGGAGAGCGCCGGTGAAGTCGGTCcgaggaggaggcggtggagcTGGGCCGTGGGGGCGCTGATTGCCGTCCTCCTCGCCACCGCTGCGACCTCCAGGAATTCCCCTAAGAGCCCCCTTTTCGGGATCACCAACAAGCTTTGCCCGTGCACC GGTTCGAGGAAGTACACAGGCATCGTGGAAGATTGTTGTTGTGAGTACGAAACCGTGGATGCTCTTAACAAGGAAGTGTTGCATCCCATACTACAGGAGCTTGTCACTACCCCATTCTTTCGATATTTTAGG GTCAAGTTATGGTGCGATTGCCCATTCTGGCCTGATGATGGCATGTGCCGTCTTCGGGATTGCAGTGTCTGTGAGTGTCCAGAAAGCGAGTTTCCAGAACCTTTCAAGAAACCTTTTCATGGACTTTCTGCTGATGATCTAAAATGTCAAGAAGGAAAACCACAGGCTACTGTTGATCGCACACTAGATACTAAAGTTTTCAGAGGGTGGATTGAAGTTGACAATCCATGGACCTATGATGATGAGACTGATAATG CTGAGATGACATATGTTAACCTTCAGCTAAATCCTGAACGCTACACTGGCTACGCTGGTCCTTCGGCCAGGCGGATATGGGAAGCCATTTATGCAGAAAATTGCCCAAAAG ATCCATCTGGAGAATTCTGCCAGGAGAAAAGAGTCTTGTACAAGCTGATTTCAGGATTGCATTCCTCCATCTCAATTCACATAGCTTCTGACTATCTTCTTGATGAAACCGACAACTTG TGGGGTGAAAATCTTGAGTTGTTGTATGATCGTGTATTAAGACACCCAGAACGTGTGAGAAACTTATACTTCACCTTCCTGTTTGTTCTTCGGGCAGTGACAAAG GCTGCAGATTATCTAGAACAGGCTGAATATAACACAGGCAACATGGAAGAAGACCTTAAAACACAATCATTAGTGAGGCAACTGGTCTACAACCCCCAATTACAAATTGTTTGCCCACTACCATTTGATGAGGCTAAACTATGGCAAGGTGAAAGTGGACCTGAACTAAAGCAACAGATTCAGCGGCAGTTCAGAAACATTAG TGCATTGATGGATTGTGTTGGATGTGAGAAATGCCGCCTTTGGGGAAAGCTTCAGGTTCTTGGTCTCGGCACAGCTTTAAAGATTCTGTTTTCTGTGGATAATGATAACCTCATTAATCAGCAG CTCCAGCTTCATCGAAATGAAGTTATTGCTTTGGCAAACCTTTTAAATAGGCTTTCGGAATCTGTTAAATTTGTCCATGAGAAGGGGCCATATGTTGAGAGAATCATGGAGAAAAAGATTTCTTCATATACCAGCAAGAGTAGCTAG
- the LOC135592870 gene encoding probable ubiquitin-conjugating enzyme E2 16, with translation MTSSSAPSRKSLSKIACNRLQKELVEWQVNPPAGFKHKVTDNIQRWVIEAIGAPGTLYANETYQLQVDFPEHYPMEAPQVIFLHPAPLHPHIYSNGHICLDILYDSWSPAMTVSSVCISILSMLSSSTAKQRPADNDRYVKNCRNGRSPKETRWWFHDDKV, from the exons ATGACCAGCTCCTCCGCTCCTTCTCGCAAG TCTCTGAGCAAGATCGCGTGCAACAGGCTCCAGAAGGAGCTGGTGGAATGGCAGGTCAACCCCCCCGCCGGATTCAAACACAAGGTCACCGATAACATCCAAAG ATGGGTCATCGAAGCGATTGGCGCGCCGGGGACGTTGTACGCGAACGAGACGTACCAGCTTCAGGTCGATTTTCCGGAGCATTATCCCATGGAAGCCCCGCAG GTCATATTTCTTCATCCCGCGCCTCTTCATCCGCACATCTATAGCAACGGGCATATCTGTTTAG ATATACTCTATGATTCTTGGTCACCAGCAATGACTGTGAGTTCTGTTTGCATCAGCATTTTGTCCATGTTATCAAGCTCAACTGCAAAG CAACGTCCCGCTGACAACGATCGATATGTGAAGAACTGTAGGAACGGTAGGTCGCCAAAGGAGACCAGATGGTGGTTCCACGACGACAAAGTGTGA